The Lytechinus variegatus isolate NC3 chromosome 7, Lvar_3.0, whole genome shotgun sequence genome includes the window TTTTGTTgtattctctctatctctctctctctttctttatcttgTTACCTGGTATGCCTTTTTGTTAATTgatggcctacatgtatatcttggGGAAACCTTGCTCAATTAGTTGAGGACGAATATCGTTATTCTTTTTTACTCTCTTAtccccctctctgtctctctctatctatttccatcatgattatcatcatcactatcatcattttcatcttcatcattgtcgTTCTCATCATTATCTCTATCATCATCTTCCTTACCATccacaccaccatcaccatcaccatttcATCACCTCCCATTATTTGCTTGATTTACAAGCTATCACACATGTGCATGCATCCTATAATTTGAAAGAAGCAAATTGATTTGCCAAGATTTCTCACCATTTCATATAATTGTTCCCACTTAACATGTTTTAAGGGCATTATGTGCAGTATTTGTAGGTGTTCAACAATAAAAGTGGAATCAACTGCTACTGATGTAGATACATATAAGTTTCTAAAATTCATTGCATAGCATTTTAATTTTCCAAATGTTTATACAAACATATTATTCAATGGCTATCAAATAAAacttgacttttttttcttgttttgagCCTTCTTGGTTCAATTTACtttgacatatttgcaatgTGTTTTTCTTCCTACATAATGTGTTTGATCATTATGAGAGCCATTTGCAATTCCATTCtcgttctttttttcttaacaaTACATTGAATAAAGTGATTGAATTGTagtttatttccatatttatgACTTTTAGGGTCATGGAAAAACAAACAATGTAACAAACAACAGCAACAAAGATGGTATagtacaaatatacatgtacacaaagaGTAGTAAACAACAAGCAGCAAAccacaaaacaacaaaaagtaAAGGCAAGAATAGATTAAATATCATATAGACAAGGAACTGACATAACATATGTCTTTACTAATttagaaaagagaaattaacTTACAACTtttgcaaaataaaagaaagcaaagagaaaatgattacctaaatttcaattgaaatattttgcagATTTTTACAGACTCTTTGTTTGCTTAATAGATTGTGCAATGAGAATCTGATTGAGAGCCGCAATGATATGCTTTCTTAACATTGAATACTTGAAACATTTACAATTTCTAttgaaatcatttcaatttgGATTGGCAAATGTAATGTCTTGTTATTTGTGTTCTAAGAATGAAACATGTTACCAGGtttgttatcatttatcatcaccattatcatcatcattatcatcatcatcatcatcaccatcatcatcaccatcatcatcatcatcaccatcatcatcatcttcatcagcactattactaccaccatcattgtcatcaccttCCATTTCAGATTCAAAATTTTCACTTGCATTGTCACCTGCAGCAGTGgtattttcttcttcaatttCATCTTCACTGTCACCATAGTCACTGATTCTGACGAACATGTCTTCATCTTCAGAATCTTCAGAATCTTTCATTGTGTCATCGTCAATATTCTCAATATCCATATCATGGCTGAGCAGATCATCATCTTCATGGCCTGCATCAGAACTGTTGTCATCTTTGCTATTATTGTCTTCcatttcttcatcttcatcctcgtcatcatcttcattatcatcatcatcattgtcatcttgATCAGTTGACTTGTTCTCTACCTGTGATCCATCAATACTgtcttcattatcatcagcaccatcattactattttcatcatcatcctcattctcactgtcatcatcatcaccattatctccagatatctttatttcttcagAGTACATTGTAATTCCAGAAGCTCTTGAAAATTGACTAGTAGAGCAAGCTGATTTTCTCATTTGTGAATTTATTCGACTAGCTATGAGAAAATCTCCACtctcatcatcgtcgtcgtcatctgTCCATCCTATGTCACTGTTGCCTTCATCGCCATCATGATCAGAATCAGACCCACTAGTGTCCTCTAGGTCTTCTTGAGTGTCCTCGTCACTGTCATGCTCGGAGCCATTTCCTGTACCTTGATGCTGCACTTCAACATCCTTCAGCTTCAACTTTTCCTTCCCCACCTTCTTCCTGGTCTTCAAGCTCTTTGTTCCCTTATCCATCTTCTTCACTGATTTCTTGTGCATTTGTTCAGTCATGCTCTTTTCACTCAACCCATTCATGCTTTCTTCCCCTCCTGGGTCCTCATTACATTGGCCTATAGGTGGAAGAACGATTGTCTTGGATGGGAAGGGTGAGTCATTGGTGCTCTTGCAGGTCCATGCTGTATTTGGGACAGGGGTCTTGCAAAGCTGATCAAGTTTCAGTGGCCTCTCTAACATTCCCAGGAGACCTTGTGCCCTTTGCTTCCTTTTCTGTCTTGCTTGTCCTGTTGAATAGAAAATAAGAAGCAAAGAATTTCAAAGAATTGTGAAAGAATTGCtttgggaaaaaaatgtttatattcttTGTCTATTTGTTTCTTCATCTGCTCGTTATTCGTTCTGGACCATAttcttttaaatatgaaatttacatATGGCTTTATTGATGTTGATATACTGGTAGTAAATTGATGAAGATGTGTTTTTCCTGTGACCCATTGCCAGAAGGGTTGCTTTTGAACATGATTAAAAAGTAAAACGTGTCCAATGTCTGATTGGATGGAAGTCAACTTACattgtatgcttgatttttttaaaattacattAAATTATATTTCTATCTTCAACAAGCTCCTTATCTCATTGAAAGcagaatttatatttttgacTGAATTTTAGATGAGGAAAGATTGAATGAGTTGGTGTATAAATAACTACACTGCTGTCAAACGCACAACAGAAGTGAATGACTCTACCAAGGGgatatttcataaagaattttttacaaagtttcaaatggatgaaaaaaaataatgtaatgtaGTAAGCCCATGTCATGAGCATATCTTAAATtcttaaagatcaagtccaccccccaaaaaattatttgaataaatagagaaaaatcaaacatgactgacgttgaaaatttcatcaaaatcggatgtaaataagaaagttatgacattttaaagtttcgcttatttttcacaaaacagttctatgctcaacttagtgatatgcaaatgagagtgtcgatgatgtcactcactcactatttcttttgttttttattatttgaataatacaaCATTTTAATTTATACGAATTCGACAATTAGGACCCCCTTGTTCGAACCACTATATGTTAAAAGAATGGAATtacatgtgttcagggaggaataaaactgtgtatcacttgacaatgaagagaaaataaaaatatttcatataataaattacaaaagagatagtgagtggatgatgtcatcagttcctcatttgcatcccgaccaggatgtgcatatacctattttgtgaaatgaagcgaaacttaaaaaaattcataactttcttattttacatctgattttgataaaactttcagtgttgtgcttgttgaatttttgtctttttattcaaatcaactctttgttGGGAGGAGCTTGTCCTTTAATGACATGCCAGTAAAAAGGTTTGGTTAACATTTGGTACTCTATCACTTTCTGCTCTATAAAAAGGGCTTCAGGATTAAACATTTCATAAGACAGTTAGGCTagtgcattttatattttttcattacatcATGGCCTTTTAACGTTTGTACAACTATGcgtaaaaatatttgataatgaattctgaattattgaattattatcaATTATCTTTTAATGTTGCAACCGACTtatctgaaatgaaatgaattttaagaTATACATTACCTGTTGGAGTGTATAGAGTGCGTGCCTGATTGTCTGTTGCCAACATCAATGTATTTTCTGTTCCGACAGAAGGAAGAGTTTCATTTGCAATATTCATTCCAGGTTCTGAGCAAGTTCTAGTTCTGTGGTCCCATACAAAGACTTCCCTGTATCTCTTCAAAGGTTTCCTTCTCTTTGTTTTACTTCCTCTGCTTACATCGCTCCTGGGTAAAGAGAGGCTGCTCTGTCGTGATGCTGTCCTGCACTGACTTTGGATGGCAGGGAATCGTTCCATGTGAGAATCTCTAAGACCTCTTTGGCTATGTCTATCTTGATTAGGTGTTCTAGGTGGTGCAGTAACATGAGGGTTAAATGTCTTCTGGGATGGTAGTATAGGTAGGGAACGTATGCTAGTTGGTCTGCTCCCCTGCTGGCCTGATCTTTGTACAGGCTCAGAGAGTGTCTTGGTTTTAGGGTTGGTGGTCCAACAGCGattggccagtttcctgacatcgGAGGTCGAGGATGCCTGTACCCCAGGCTTGTCCTTGGTATTGAGTGAAGGTAGAATCATGACTGATCTCATCTTGAACTCGCCATGGAAAGACCCTGACGTTCAGTTGATTGATATCAAATCACATGCCGCATGTGATTGTAGCTTGTTTAATTGATGAAAACTAGAATCAATAGATAAGGAAATCAGTGATTAGGTGATCTCtctgataatgattttttttgcatttacataTGACTTCAAATGTATCTGATTCTATGATctacaaataaaatggaatgaaatCTAATGAATTGCTGAGAATCTGTCACATGAGTGACCTGTAATATTTTCCTACAATCCTACCATGCATATTTAAAATGGTAATTTTACTAACAATCATGCATTATTAGAGTGAGcaattttatgttttgttttggaAAGAAAATTCAATACTTGCATATCTTCTACTGCTGGTGTAAAATGAAGTAAAGGGGATGAGCATAAATGTTGTGGCACtatatcttttgaaaataacTTTGAACTTACATTCTTGTTTGATTCCATGAACATCTAGTTTTTGCTGGTTTCTTCTGACTCCTCTAGTGTAGCATCTGCAGAACGTGGCAACAATTTTCTGTAACTATCACTACATTTGATTTGGGTAACACAATTTGTAATTCAAGTCTTTTTCAAGTTAAGATCTCAACTCAAATGTTTGCAAGGATGGTAATTACCTCTGAAGATGATATCAGCAGTTCACCTGCGACAGTACACGTCGCCAATCAAATGACCGGTGAAGCATGGAATATGTACATTCCTTGGTTACCAACAATACTCTGTGTTTCCTGCATGGCTTGGTATGAATGGTGTTTTCACCGCTGCTGGGGTCCTGCTTCCTATTGAAGCCAGACCTCCTGCAGTAGCTTGTCATCCTTTTCATCTTCAGTCATCCAGCCATGCCTGAAGCCATAGACATTCTCTTTGCCTAGTAGAACTCTTGAGGCTTCTTACAATTTATTCCAGGCTATGTTCATATGTAGCATCTGAAAGTATATTAGAAAAGCCAAAGTTAtgtaccgccctttcacacggtaaaaaaaatcataatttgaatgatgattccagtaaAAGGTAAGGCTAATGTTAGTAATGAcaaatttttagcacgtgtgaaaccaaactagaattgTGAACActaatcacaaattcaaattctactctggAAGTGAATTCCAGTTAGGTTTCACTTAAATTACGGTACAAATTTTCTGTGTGAAaagtccgatgattctaaacaAAAATTGCAATCATTACAGTTATGATTCAAGATTTACGTTTGAAAAGGCCCCTTATGCTCAGTAGGGATTTTCCAATTTTAGGCTATGTTCATATGTACATTGTTGATCCAGATTTGAAAATAGATTGCTTAGCCTGCATGTACATTAGAACACATGTTATACCACTCAAATTATAAGAGCTTACGTACATTTTTAGTATTCATTAGTTTCACTGTATTTTCATTCAAGTATTTGCCCTGTGTTTGACCACCATTTTGTTGAAAGGTTATCACTTTCCACTATATTCTTCAGTTTAGTAGTGGCAGTCACAAACTACTGATTGTTATGAACTAGTGTAGTTCAACAATTACGACATGCACTTTTCCACaattgaatgattttatttgGAAAGAGAGCAATATTTTGTGCATGAATAGCTTCACAAGTACAATTTCAATTGGTGATCCACCTGGTGTTTATTGTAAATTTAGTGCTGTCTGAAATTAATGGGTTGTATAGAATGGGTTGCACTGTGTTTGGTTTAGATTCTTAATAGGATTCTGCTTTTTGTTGCCAAGTTACATTTGAAGGGACTTATCTTGTGTAGTAAATGTCTTTAGAGTCTTAACCCAGCATGTAAATCACATCAAATGCAAACATTGAAAGGTTTAGAAAAAGTGAAAGTACTTTAGATAGATGAGATTAGAAGAGAAAGGAAGACTTGAGAATGGGTTTTTAAAAAGGAGCTGAAGATGAcataaaaaggagaaagaaagagtagGAGGAGGTGGAGCTAAGATGGGagagaaaatggaagaagaaagaagCAGTGCAGAAGATAAAGACAACAATAGAAGATAccaaaagaaggggaaagaggaAGAATAAGAGGAGAGGAGGAAGATTAGGAGAAGGGAGTATGAGAatatgataaagatgataaaatAGAAATGAGTTAAAGAAAGAGGAGCAATGACATTAAGATGATAGATGACAATAGTAAGATAAATATTGTTTTGATAtctctaaatattttttctgtttttttttgtcattcattCAACTTTATTACCCCCTCCAGAGGAGCTTATTGTGCAGCAGTATCTGCTCTTCTTACAAATGTAGCAACTCCTGATATGTTTGACGGCACACCAGAATGGATCGTCAGGTATGGTATCCATTAATAGAAAGTTCAAAAGAATTTGTCTAGTGTGTAGAAAATGCATACATAACAATATTTTCGGGATGAACAACAGAAGGTGAACTTCGAGAGATTAGGCCTTCTAGGGAATTCATATTTCTGGGTCTTTTCCATAAAGACTTACAATTATGGTAACTGCCATGGTAGCAGGGTTCAGCAGCTAATTGAATTATTGTTTCCATGATAGTCACATTGGCAAAGTTACCAAAGTCTTAACATGGGCCTCCTGCCCCAGAGATGAGTCTTGTTATTATCAGAGCAATTTTAATTTGGAAAAGTGATCAACATAcaaaatgatagtgatgataatgaatgaaGAATAATGATAGACTGTCACAGACATATTTTATTCTTATGCTTCTTAaataatagcaataaaaacatttcatttttccatttttccctTTAGTTGACAGTGACTCAATTGTGTACCACATTGTCTATGTGACATTTGTACAAGAATGTGCCTGTgattggatttttaaaaaaaaattactatccAGATTGCCTGTGAatggttaaaaaaattgaagttcAAATATTGAATACGCAAATGTAGCTAAGCATACTAGAAGGTGTGTCCTAATTATGTTTTTTgcgtaaattgccaattcgtctagtgccaactcgtccactcaccacatggtctaccttcatttagtctaatgaaATTCCATCCagcatttcgtctaacaaccatttggtccaatcatatttttgtgtaatcACCAGTCTATGACCACTTCGTCttacaaccagttggtctaatgtccattttattttaattcattttgcacaattaacactttagaCCAATTAGACCATATGGTATAATATGGATGAAATGGCCatcagaccaactggttattagatgaaatggtgagtggacaattTGGCAATAAGACCACGTTGatagtggatgaactgatggtaaACCATATGATAGTAGAGAGTCGGTTcaatggacgaattggcatgagaatgattgaaaataaaccgTTTTGTTGCATAAGCTGTGACAAAGTCTTCAACACTGAAATCTTTATAaccaagattaagtttttgaaatttcatcataattttaaTAGACaatatatggacctaattcatgaaacttggacttaagggtaatcaagtatcaataatcataatacacAAGTTTCAGGTACATGATTAATGTCAAAGGTCACGGAAGGTCAATTaatttatcaacattgaaatcgtAACCAACATGAAGTATTTGAAATGTTTTAACTTTTAAAGTGAATGGATCTATtgcattaaacttggacattggggtaatcaagtatcactgaacattttgcaCAGGTGTCAGGTCACATaatttaggtcaaaggtcatttttgggtcaatgaacttagtatttcattattatctaAATGGTGTTTTTTGAGAATAATTATTCCtcttagttgttttcaaagtcagcactgctgctatattgaatagCGTagtgcaggcaagactgccagaggtgttgAGCTTAGAACAGTGCTTATAATTAACTTAAAGATAACGATTCACTCTCATTTTCCAACTTAATCCGATCATTCTCTTGTATCTTTGAAACAGTTGCCAGAC containing:
- the LOC121418710 gene encoding clumping factor A-like, with amino-acid sequence MRSVMILPSLNTKDKPGVQASSTSDVRKLANRCWTTNPKTKTLSEPVQRSGQQGSRPTSIRSLPILPSQKTFNPHVTAPPRTPNQDRHSQRGLRDSHMERFPAIQSQCRTASRQSSLSLPRSDVSRGSKTKRRKPLKRYREVFVWDHRTRTCSEPGMNIANETLPSVGTENTLMLATDNQARTLYTPTGQARQKRKQRAQGLLGMLERPLKLDQLCKTPVPNTAWTCKSTNDSPFPSKTIVLPPIGQCNEDPGGEESMNGLSEKSMTEQMHKKSVKKMDKGTKSLKTRKKVGKEKLKLKDVEVQHQGTGNGSEHDSDEDTQEDLEDTSGSDSDHDGDEGNSDIGWTDDDDDDESGDFLIASRINSQMRKSACSTSQFSRASGITMYSEEIKISGDNGDDDDSENEDDDENSNDGADDNEDSIDGSQVENKSTDQDDNDDDDNEDDDEDEDEEMEDNNSKDDNSSDAGHEDDDLLSHDMDIENIDDDTMKDSEDSEDEDMFVRISDYGDSEDEIEEENTTAAGDNASENFESEMEGDDNDGGSNSADEDDDDGDDDDDGDDDGDDDDDDNDDDNGDDK